A region of the Oncorhynchus nerka isolate Pitt River unplaced genomic scaffold, Oner_Uvic_2.0 unplaced_scaffold_3445, whole genome shotgun sequence genome:
CAGCGAGGAGGAGCTAGCTGGAGCTGTAGGAGCCATAGGGGTCACAGCAGAGGGGGACTCAGACTGACCCCTTAATCCAGAGACACACCACGcgaccctggatctgaccctaCCAATGTGTCGGTTCCTGTTCTGTACATCTGAATGTTTGTTGTGGGAATCGGAGGCTTTAGGTTTCCGTAGCTGTTAAAGCTACCGGGGAGTGTGAATATGCCAGTTAGATGTCACCTTGATGACTTCTGAACTCTAGTCCTAGTACGTGTCACacatgacactctattccctatatagatcactacttttgacaagtagTGTGCTagatagggagtagggtgccatttgggatgcagagccTGTGTGAAAGTCCGACCAGACTTTGTCAGTGTAGTGCTAGCTAGAGGATCATTGGGGACTGTTGTATACAGCTGTTGTAAGGATCGTCTGTTATTCATGCGTCTTTTTAATTATATTTTTCCAGTAAAATGATTTGGATTTTCCCAATGTTTGTGTCTTGTGACCTTTTCTGTTGAGACTGTGAATAGTATGTACAATAGACAACACAGAAGGAGTTCccccacattttttttaaattccaaaTTTATTTTGAAAATCAGCTGAAAACTGATCCTTAACCAATCAGATTGTAAAGTGACCCTAATCCACTTGTATAATAAGTTACTGCAACAGGAAATGTATTTCTACTCTATTGACATAAAATATACTATTAACCCAACAGTTGACTGTTGGGTTCAACTACGATGGAAAACAGATTACAATGAACAAAGACATTTTTGGTATGATGATATTTCACTAATTATACATCTAAAGCACCTAAATTGGCTTAGCGCAAAACTATTTCTTTCACAAAGTGCTTCCCACCAGTCCCCAAAACACACAAAGTTTCTCTATCAAAGtaggctacagatgtaggatcttaatttgagccaggttgctacagcaggaaaataatcccgtAGCAACAGGagatgtgaattattatgtggattataattaatggacattttttttgTAAGGGTTGATTACATTGCTCATAATGGAAAATCAAGTCATGAATGGAAATGACAAATACATGACAAGTTTTCTGTTTCCTGCGTTGCAGGatggttctcctgcaacagggtgatctaagatcctacatctgcgtTGCAGGatggttctcctgcaacagggtgatctaagatcctacatctgcattgcaggatggttctcctgcaacagagtgatctaagatcctacatctgcattgcaggatggttctcctgcaacagggtgatctaagatcctacatctgcattGCACATATTATAACAGCACTTAGTTATTTATCATATTGTCACACAGGGCTAGCTACCTACTTCACTCTCCGTCTGCGTTCCAAATAGCACCCCTGGgcccatagggtcctggtcagaagtagggtactatatagggaacagggtaccatttgggacacaaagagAAGAGGTAATTGCTCACTTCACTGAAAGCGAGTGAATTAGGCCGAATGAGAGAGATACGATAACACCCACAAACCGCTTTTTCCAACTTCACAATAATGACACATTTTGTGATAGAGGTCATCATTGAAAGTAGGTATATCCTTCACTCTGGTCCATGGAGTTAACATGCCCCCTGCTGAGACTTCAGCAGGCCATACTAACACCCTGGTCCATGGAGTTAACATGCCCCCTGCTGAGACTTCAGCAGGCCATACTAACACCCTGGTCCATGGAGTTAACATGCCCCCTGCTGAGACTTCAGCAGGCCACACTAACACTCTGGTCCATGGAGTTAACATGCCCCCTGCTGAGACTTCAGCAGGCCACACTAACACTCTGGTCCATGGAGTTAACATGCCCCCTGCTGAGACTTCAGCAGGCCACACTAACACTCTGGTCCATGGAGTTAACATGCCCCCTGCTGAGACTTCAGCAGGCCACACTAACACTCTGGTCCATGGAGTTAACATGCCCCCTGCTGAGACTTCAGCAGGCCATACTAACACTCTGGTCCATGGAGTTAACATGCCCCCTGCTGAGACTTCAGCAGGCCACACTAACACTCTGGTCCATGGAGTTAACATGCCCCCTGCTGAGACTTCAGCAAGCCACACTAACACTCTGGTCCATGGAGTTAACATGCCCCCTGCTGAGACTTCAGCAGGCCACACTAACACCCTGGTCCATGGAGTTAACATGCCCCCTGCTGAGACTTCAGCAGGCCACACTAACACTCTGGTCCATGGAGTTAACATGCCCCCTGCTGAGACTTCAGCAGGCCACACTAACACTCTGGTCCATGGAGTTAACATGCCCCCTGCTGAGACTTCAGCAAGCCACACTAACACTCTGGTCCATGGAGTTAACATGCCCCCTGCTGAGACTTCAGCAGGCcacactaacaccctggaccagagactACCTGAAGGTAGCTgtactaacaccctggaccagagctagtacAGCCCAATCCATCACTTACACAAAACTCAGATTGATCCTACACACTACAGTACCTTTTTAAAATAGGCCATGTCTATATTGGAATCAAAGAAGCTCACGTGTTATCATATAGAAGATATAGCTTGATAGTTAATACTGCAAGAATAGAACAGCACAGATGTGTATCTACTGTGACACTCATCTCTTGGAGAACATGTTACATCTTAATGAAACATCTCTAAGCATTGTGATGGTGGAAATAGCATTCAAGGCCTGTATTCCCAAAATGTCtgagtagaagtgctgatctaggatcagttttgcctctCAGGTCATAATGAAGACTGTTATAATAACTACAGGGAGttcctgatcctagaccagcactcaTATTCTGAGATGCTTGAAACATACAACCCCTGATGAAGAACTCCTGGCAATTCAGTCAAAGGAAACAGCATGTTTTGTTTAGTTGTGGTTCTAGTGGGAAGTTTCAAAGGTAGAGGTTGTCTTGGCACTCGGGTTAgtgtgttgttgatgatgatgtcatACTGGTTGGTGCATCATGCAGATGAGCTGATGACAAGGGCCTTTTCTGAACAGgtgcagacaggagacagtagagactTCTTATCTGAACAGcagcagacaggagacagtagagactTCTTATCTGAACAGCAGCAGACAGGAGACCGTAGAGACTTCTTATCTGAACAGcagcagacaggagacagtagagactTCTTATCTGAACAGCAGGAGACAGTAGACTTCTTATCTGAACAGCAGCAGACAGGAGACCGTAGAGACTTCTTATCTGAACAGGAGCAGACAGAAGACAGTAGAGACTTCTTATCTGAACAGCAGCAGACAGGAGACCGTAGAGACTTCTTATCTGAACAGtagcagacaggagacagtagagactTCTTATCTGAACAGTAGCAGACAGGAGACCGTAGAGACTTCTTATCTGAACAGcagcagacaggagacagtagagacatCCTATCCCTTCAATCTTATCTGTTATCCTGATGACGTTGTCACGGAGACCTCAAGTCATAGCCCTTCTTTATCAGGATAATTTTAGActcagctggggtctgttcaggtgggtgtaacgttacagctgggatctgttcaggaggatgtaacgttacagctagggtctgttcaggaggatgtaacgttacagctggagtctgttcaggaggatgtaacgttacagctgcggtctgttcaggaggatgtaacgttacagctggggtctgttcaggaggatgtaacgttacagctggggtctgttcaggaggatgtaacgttacagctggggtctgttcaggaggatgtaacgttacagctggggtctgttcaggaggatgtaacgttatagctggggtctgttcaggagggtgtaacgttacagctggggtctgttcaggaggatgtaacgttacagctggggtctgttcaggaggatgtaacgttacagctggggtctgttcaggaggatgtaacgttacagctggggtctgttcaggaggatgtaacgttacagctggggtctgttcaggtggatgtaacgttacagctggggtctgttcaggtggatgtaacgttacagctggggtctgttcaggaggatgaaacattacagctggggtctgttcaggaggatgtaacgttacagctggggtctgttcaggaggatgtaacgttacagctagggtctgttcaggaggatgtaacgctacagctggggtctgttcaggaggatgtaacgttacagctgcggtccgttcaggaggatgtaacgttacagctggggtctgttcaggaggatgtaacgttacagctggggtctgttcaggaggatgtaacgttacagctggggtctgttcaggaggatgtaacgttacagctggggtctgttcaggtggGTGTAACGTTACActcagctggggtctgttcaggaggatgtaacgttacactcagctggggtctgttcaggaggatgtaacgttacagctggggtctgttcaggtgggtgtaacgttacagctggggtctgttccaggaggatgtaacgttacagctggggtctgttcaggaggatgtaacgttacagctggggtctgttcaggaggatgtaacgttacagctggggtctgttcaggaggatgtaacgttacagctggggtctgttcaggtggatgtaacgttacagctggggtctgttcaggaggatgtaacgttacagctggggtctgttcaggaggatgtaacgttacagctggggtctgttcaggaggatgtaacgttacagctggggtctgttcaggaggatgtaacgttacagctggggtctgttcaggaggatgtaacgttacagctggggtctgttcaggtgggtgtaacgttacagctggggtctgttcaggtggGTGTAACgtgagcgaatggaatggcatcaaacacctggaaaccatggaaaccatgtgttcttcccaattaaggtgccaccaacctcctgtgcatgACATGAACAGACATTATGATCGGTAGACTAGAGAATCTGCAATATTCTCAATATTTAATCTCACTGAATACACACCTGGTAGCttttatactgactgactgataaaCAGACTGATgggttgactgactggctggctagctggcgAACTGATAGACAGACTGATAGACTGACTGGGAAGAGGGGGTTGTTTGATGTTGTTATTGCTTGTTGATGTATTTGGTTGGCTGCGTGTCTGTTGAGTCCCTGGAGTCCTGGTCGTCCATGGGAACAGGAAGTTGGATGACTTCAGGAAGGGGAGTTCTAGTCACACTGAtggcttcctcctcctctctgtatcttCCTGGCTGCAGGCCCCAGCTCCACCTTACAAACCCTCTCAGCAAACTTCAGAGAACACATGGTCTCTCCCACGTTACTCTCCAGAGCAGACACCTGGAGGAGGACCAGAGGATCAGAGAGGACACTTCCAGACAGATATGACAGTATAATCAGTGTGTttgatgtagtgtactgtatgttGTGTAAGCCAGGCTGCACCACCTTAGCCTAGTTGTCTTGTAATGTGTAGGCTAAATACAGTATGGACTTCTCCATTCagaatgctttttagtccaggacaagGTAGgacccctactcacaaggcaggaaatacgctcgacctcatctttactagatgctgttcttccactaacctcattgcaactcccctccaagtctccgaccactaccttgtatcctttttccctctgctctcatccaacacttcccacactgctcCCTActtcggatggtatcgcgccgtcccaaccttcgctctctctccccccgcttctctctcctcttccatcctatcatctcttccctctgctcaaaccttctccaacctatctcctgattctgcctcctcaaccctccctctctcctccctttctgcatcctttgactctctatgtcccctatcctccaggccggctcggtcctcctcccgctccgtggctcgccgactcattgcgagctcacagaacagggctccgggcagccggcggaaatggaaagcttcgcctcccctgcggacctgacatcctttcactccctcctctctacattttcctcttctctctctctgctgctaaagccactttctaccactctaaattcaagcatctgcctctagcctaggaagctctttgcaaccttctcctccctcctgaatcctcctccccctcctccttctaagATGACTTTAATCAGCCATTtttgaaagaaggtcgacgacatcacGATCTCGTTTgcctaagtcaaacgacaccgctagttctgctcacactgccctaccctgtgctctgacctctttctccccctctctccagatgaaatctcgcgtcttgtgacggccggccgcccaacaacctgcccgcttgaccctatcccctcctctcttctccagaccactgctaaagctaactctctctcctctgctctcatccttctagacctatcggctgccttcgatactgtgaaccatcagatcctcctctccaccctctccgagttgggcatctccggcgcggcccacgcttggattgcgtcctacctgacaggtcgctcctaccaggtggcgtggcgagaatccgtctccacaccacgtgctctcaccactggtgtcccccagggctctgttctaggccctctcctattctcgctatacaccaagtcacttggctctgtcataacctcacatggtctctcctatcattgctatgcagacgacacacaattaatcttctcctttcccccttctgatgatcaggtggcgtaatcgcatctctgcatgtctggcagacatatcagtgtggatgacggatcaccacctcaagctgaacctcggcaagacggagctgctcttcctcccggggaaggactgcccgttccatgatctcgccatcacggttgacaactccattgtgtcctcctcccagagcgctaagaaccttggcgtgatcctggacaacaccctgtcgttctcaactaacatcaggcggtggcccgttcctgtaggttcatgctctacaacatccgcagagtacgaccctgcctcacacaggaagcggcgcaggtcctaatccaggcactcgtcatctcccgtctggattacttgcaactcgctgttggctgggctctctgcctgtgccattaaacccctacaactcatccagagacgccgcagcccgtctggtgttcaaccttacCAAGttcctctccacgtcaccccgctcctccgcttctctccactggcttccagttgaagctcgcatccgctacaagaccatggtgcttgcctacggagctgtgagggaacggcactcagtacctccaggctctgatcaggccctacacccaaacaagggcactacgctcatccacctctggcctgctcgcctcctaccactgaggaagtacagttcccgctcagcccagtcaaaactgttcgctgctctggcccccaatggtggaacaaactcctcacgacgccaggacagcggagtcaatcaccaccttccggagacacctgaaaccccacctctttaaggaatacctaggataggataaagtaatccctctcacccccttaaaagatttagatgcactactgttccactggatgtcataaggtgaatgcaccaatttgtaagtcgctctggataagagcgtctgctaaatgacttaaatgtaaatgtaaacaaggcTTAATGTCCGGGAAGCCAGCCCTATGAGTATACATATAGATGGATATACAGACATTGTAATCTGTGTGTATCAGACTGTCCTGAGTCCCTACCTGCACCCCCATATCAGACGTACTGTTCTGTCCTGAGTCCCTACCTGCACCACCATATCAgatgtactgttctgtcctgagTCCCTACCTGCACCACCATATCAGACGTACTGTTCTGTCCTGAGTCCCTACCTGCACCACCATATCAGACGTACTGTACTGTCCTGAGTCCCTACCTGCACCACCATATCAGACGTACTGTTCTGTCCTGAGTCCCTACCTGTACCACCATATCAGACTGTGCTGTTCTGTCCTGAGTCCCTACCTGCACCACCATATCAGGCGTGCTGTTCTGTCCACGGGTCCCTACCTGCCACCATATCAGACGTACTGTACTGTCCTGAGTCCCTACCTGCACCACCATATCAGACGTACTGTTCTCTGGAGTCCCTACCTGTACCACCATATCAGGCGTACTGTTCTGTCCTGAGTCCCCCTGCACCACCATATCAGACGTACTGTTCTGTCCTGAGTCCCTACCTGCACCACCATATCAGacgtactgtactgtcctgtccctAGTCCGTACCTGCACCACCACCATATCAGACGTACTGTTCTGTCCTGAGTCCCTACCTGCACCATATCAGGCGTGCTGTTCTGTCCTGAGTCCTACCTGCACCACCATATCAGACGTACTGTTCTGTCCTGAGTCCCTACCTGCACCACCATATCAGACGTACTGTTCTGTCCTGAGTCCCTACCTGCACCACCATATCAGACGTACTGTTCTGTCCTGAGTCCCTACCTGCACCACCATATCAGGCGTACTGTTCTGTCCTGAGTCCTACCTGCACCATACCATACCTGCCACCATATCAGACGTACTGTTCTGTCCTGAGTCCCTACCTGCACCACCATATCAGACGTACTGTTCTGTCCTGAGTCCCTACCTGCACCACCATATCAGACGTACTGTTCTGTCCTGAGTCCCTACCTGCACCACCATATCAGGCGTACTGTACTGTCCTGGTCCTACCTGCACCACCATATCAGACGTACTGTTCTGTCCTGAGTCCCCTACCTGCACCACCATATCAGACGTACTGTTCTGTCCTGAGTCCCCTACCTGCCACCATATCAGGCGTACTGTTCTGTCCTGAGTCCCTACCTGCACCACCATATCAGGCGTACTGTTCTGTCCTGAGTCCCTACCTGCACCACCATGGCGTCTTGTTGCCCCTTGCCCAGTGAGTCCTGCAGCAGGTATGTGAGGCGACTGTTTCTGAAGGGGATGtgtttctccttccccctcagagcctggatAACGTCCCCCAGAGCCAGCAGGGAGCGGTTGATGTTCTGGGCCTCcttcagcctctctccttcagcTCCTGACTTCCAGACCCTCTCAGAGCCAGCCAGGTCCACCAGGTTCAACTTGCCTGCAGATGTCACAAAAAAAAATCCCCGTTAATGTAATATTTTCTGGTCCCTTGAATCGTGTCAATATTTGGAACGGCCCACTTGCCAAATGAGTAGTGCACCCGGACAAAACACACCTCGCCGACGACGCTGAAAAGCAGCGGGCGTCGATGAGCGGTGGTGATTCAGCATGTAGATCTCGTGATGAACAGAAAATGACAGCCGCTGTTCTGATCACAATAGGACAGCCACCTGCTGCTTCTAACGGTTAGTTGGCACTGTGTGTCCCCATCTCTAAGGTGTGGCGTGCCTGATCACAGGCAATAGGGCAGCCACCTGCTGCTTCTAACGGTTAGTTGGCACTGTGTGTCCCATCTCTAAGGTGTGACGTGCCTGATCACAGGCAATAGGACAGCCACCTACTGCTTCCTAGCCGGTTAGTTGGCACTGTGTCCCGTCTCTAAGGTGTGACGTACCTGATCACAGGCAATAGGACAGCCACCTGCTGCTTCTAACGGTTAGTTGGCACTGTGTGTCCCATCTCTAGGTGTGAGCGTACCTGATCACAATAGGACAGCCACCTGCTGCTTCTAACAGTTAGTTGGCACTGTGTCCCATCTCTGAAGGCGTACCTGATCACAGGCAATAGGACAGCCACCTGCTCTCTAACGGTTAGTTGGCACTGTGTGTCCCATCTCTAAGGTGACGTACCTGATCACAATAGGACAGCCACCTGCTGCTTCTAACGGTTAGTTGGCACTGTGTGTCGTCTCTAAGGTGTCTACCTGATCACAATAGGACAGCCACCTGCTGCTTCTAACGGTTACCTGTCCCCATCTCTAAGGTGTGACGTACCTGATCACAGGCAATAGGACAGCCTGCTGTGCTTCTAATGGTTAGTTGGCACTGTGTGTCCCGTCTCTAGGTGTGACGTGCCTGATCACAGGCAATAGGACAGGCACCTGCTGCTTCTAACGGTTAGTTGGCACTGTGTGTCCCATCTCTAGGTGTGACGTACCTGATCACAGGCAATAGGAGCCACCTGCTGCTAACAGTTACCTGCTGCTGATCACTAGGACAGCCACCTGGTTAACGGTTAGTTGGCACTGTGTGTCCCGTCTCTAAGGTGTGACGTACCTGATCACAGGCAATAGGACAGCCACCTGCTGCTTCTAATGGTTAGTTGGCACTGTGTCCGTCTCTAAGGTGTGACGTACCTGTGGTCTTGGCCCCGCTGGCCAGGTCAGTCCCCAGCACAGTGATCATGAGGAGGGCATGAGCGAGCTGTGCTGGTTCATCTGGGTCCCGAAGGTGATCCTGTTACGACGCGCCTGCGCCAGAAGCTACACAGGAAGTGACAGATTTCATGGAAATGTGATATAGAATTATAGGAAACTTGCACATGGTATATTTTCATCTGATTGTATACACTTTCCCATTACAGTAAATGAACCATTAGGGTTCTGATGGAGATGTAGAGCACGGCTCAGCAGGTAGGTGCACGGCTCAGCAGGTAGCGCACGGCTCAGCAGGTAGAGCACGGCTCAGCAGGTAGAGCACGGCTCAGCAGGTAGAGCACGGCTCAGCAGGTTGCGCACGGCTCAGCAGGTAGAGCAGGGCTCTTGCAACACCAGGATTGTGGGTTCTACTCCCTGGGCAACCCATACGTAAAATGTTTGCCGGTTGACTGAAAGTTTCTTTGAATAAAAGCGTCTGTTAAATGGCTTAATACAGTATATTAAATTATTATTCAATTCGAGGTCGAAAAGTCAAGGAAATTATCTATTGATATGTTGGGAGAAATCAGTCTCACTGAAAAGTATACAGTTGCAAAATTCAGGTAACTCTccccaaattcccaggttttccagaaataatGTTTGGAAGATTCTACCAATCAGCAGGAAATAAACAGGAAATCTCTGGAAAGTTACCAGGACTTTCACCCTGAGAAAAATAAATGTGAGTCTCCTCACTTTCTTGATGTGTTGGAAGCTCTTGACCTCTATGAGCCGGAGTCCAGGGACGTGTAGCTGTCCTGTTCCGTCTGGGTTGATCTTAATGTCCAGCTTCTCTCCATCCTTACTCAGCAGGTCTCTGGGGACAGAACAGGAGCTTATTGGCAGTTTATCACCACACTAACTTAAAGCACTTTTCATATATTTAGGCCTCATTTactaatataaaataatatagtAGCACAAAGATAAAAACGGAAGACTcgaataatgaatcataaaacATATCACCACTTCTAAATGCTGGGATATTTTTCTGCCAGTCATTGAAGGGAAGGAGAGCAACTGGGAAGGTACCTGAGCACCTCGTTGTAGATCTCCACAGAGCTGACAGTCACGGTGTACGTCCACATGTCCTTCCTGTCCTCTATCTCACTAAACAGGTGTTTCAGAGCACGCTGGTTGATGCCTGGGTTCTCTGTGCTGCCCTGACGACAACAAAGGATGGAGATTTTGATACAACGAGTCAATTTCAATCAAATGTTCAGCCTTATTTAACAACAACACATTTATAAACCTTACATTACACATTCGTATGCAGTGCTACAACACACCTCCATGGTGTAGGTCTTCCCAGAGCCAGTCTGCCCATAGGCAAAGATACAGACGTGATATCCATCTATACAGGATGTCACAAGGGGCTCGATCTCCTGGAAGACCTTAGACACAGTAGAAAACCAAAGGTTAGCGAGTGTGTATCGTTCACAGTCACTGCTGTGTTTTGAGTCACACCACAGAAACTGAAATACCACCACTGAGTCATCATGGCGTCCACTCATTTAAATAGATAGAGAAGTGACAGCACTGTGTCTCGTAATGGAGACTGAGTTTCTCAGTACCTCTTCCTGAGTGGCCTGAGGGTGGAAGACACGGTCCAGTTCAAAGTTATGGCTGCGGCCCTGCCCTTTCAGCACGGAGAGAGCTGATTCGTTGTTGGGGTCCGTGGTTACCACCACCGATTGGCCCTCCTCATGCTGGTCCTCCTTCAGAACCGGCTTCACACGGCACAGCACACGGATGTTGCCTAGCAACAATGACAGTTTATTTTAATAATGATACAGAGTTAT
Encoded here:
- the LOC135566757 gene encoding uncharacterized protein LOC135566757, with the translated sequence MFHPPEQTPAVTLHPPEQTPAVTLHPPEQTPAVTLHPPEQTPAVTLHPPEQTPAVTLHPPEQTPAVTLHPPEQTPAVTLHPPEQTPAITLHPPEQTPAVTLHPPEQTPAVTLHPPEQTPAVTLHPPEQTPAVTLHPPEQTAAVTLHPPEQTPAVTLHPPEQTLAVTLHPPEQIPAVTLHPPEQTPAESKIILIKKGYDLRSP